From Chryseobacterium sp. H1D6B, a single genomic window includes:
- a CDS encoding GIY-YIG nuclease family protein produces the protein MKPGFIYIMTNKKNTTLYTGVTSNLFKRVQEHKEKFHQQSFTSRYNLKKLVYWESFHEIGDAIYQEKQIKADSRQKKLDIINSINPEWEDLIDNIKHSTDAY, from the coding sequence ATGAAACCCGGCTTTATCTATATAATGACCAATAAGAAGAATACTACTCTTTATACGGGAGTAACATCAAACTTATTCAAAAGAGTTCAAGAACATAAAGAAAAATTTCATCAACAAAGCTTTACATCAAGATATAATCTTAAAAAACTAGTATATTGGGAATCTTTCCATGAAATTGGAGATGCTATTTACCAGGAGAAACAAATAAAAGCAGATTCAAGACAAAAAAAATTAGATATTATTAATTCAATAAATCCTGAATGGGAAGATTTAATAGACAATATAAAACATAGTACAGATGCATACTGA
- a CDS encoding barstar family protein, translated as MKTIYIDFINIGDYEDFYTQLKEKLTLPDYFGDNLDALSDVISGELEMPLHIEFVNMSVDQLEIFEDLLVTLEDAEEEVEGFSFAYYLEQYEDEEEAENEEE; from the coding sequence ATGAAAACAATATATATAGACTTTATCAACATAGGAGATTACGAAGATTTTTACACCCAGCTAAAAGAAAAGCTGACCCTTCCTGATTATTTTGGAGACAATTTAGATGCTCTTTCAGATGTTATCTCTGGAGAACTGGAAATGCCCCTGCATATTGAATTTGTAAATATGAGTGTAGATCAGCTGGAAATTTTCGAAGATTTATTAGTGACTTTAGAAGATGCTGAAGAAGAAGTTGAAGGCTTCAGTTTTGCTTATTATCTGGAGCAGTATGAAGATGAGGAAGAGGCTGAAAATGAGGAAGAATAA
- a CDS encoding ribonuclease domain-containing protein → MNNKLRLFGFAFTGLFFGMFVMYLFNHYTIEKKGNTETPKTEKVSYGSTSDTSQDTPISQSDQQSIDQLTDEKTVIRYVKQNHKLPDYYITKNEARKQGWNPSQGNLCDVLPGRAIGGDKFNNREGNLPQGEKYFEADVNYHCKNRNADRIIFTRSGDVYLTKNHYKSFEKQ, encoded by the coding sequence ATGAATAATAAACTAAGACTTTTCGGTTTTGCCTTCACAGGACTTTTCTTTGGAATGTTCGTCATGTACCTTTTCAACCATTATACAATTGAAAAGAAAGGCAATACAGAAACTCCAAAAACTGAGAAGGTAAGCTATGGGAGCACATCAGATACATCTCAAGATACCCCAATATCCCAGTCAGACCAGCAGTCTATTGATCAGTTAACGGATGAGAAAACAGTCATTAGATATGTGAAACAAAATCACAAACTTCCTGATTATTACATCACCAAAAACGAAGCAAGAAAGCAAGGCTGGAATCCTTCACAGGGAAATCTCTGCGATGTTTTACCTGGGAGAGCAATCGGCGGCGACAAATTCAATAACAGAGAAGGAAATCTTCCTCAAGGTGAAAAATATTTTGAAGCAGATGTGAATTATCACTGTAAAAACCGAAATGCAGACCGTATTATCTTCACCCGAAGCGGCGATGTTTATCTTACTAAAAACCATTATAAAAGTTTTGAAAAGCAGTAA